CCGATCCAGTGGGCAGGCCAAGGCCTGCTGGGCCCCCGCGGACCCAGGTGCTCTGGGTCACGGTCCCTGTCCCCGCGCCCCCGCTTCTGTCTGCCCCATTGTGGCTCCTCAGGCTCTCTCCCCTGctctcccacctctacctccaccCCCACCGGCCTGACGCTGTGGCCCCGGGACCCagcagagctgggggagggatcAGCCCCCAAAGAAATGGGGGTGCATGCTGGGCCTGGCCCCCTGGCCCACCCCCACTTTCCAGGGCAAAAAGGGCCCAGGGTTATAATAAGTAAATAACTTGTCTGTACAGCCTGTGCCTGactgagtggtgtgagatgggGTGCAGGGGTAGGGGACAGCTGGCATGGGCCTCTGGTGGGGACATCTTTTTGTGCTGAGCCCTCAACATGTCACTGGCATGTGCTGAGCCCTCAGTGTGTGACCAGTGTGGGTTAGCATGTACTGAGCCCTCAGCATGTGCTGGCATGGGTTGGCATGTGCTGAGCCCTTAACATGTAGTGTACATGGGCTGACCTGTGCTGAGCATGCAGCGTGCCACCCTGTGGCCCGGCATGGACTTAGCACTCATGTAGCCAGCATGGGTATGTGCTGCAGAGAAGCATGTTCCCAGATTGATCAGCAGGGACCAAACCATTGCCACATCCCAAGGGTGAACAAGCATGGCTGAGCACCAGAGTGTGCACCAAGTGTGAATTTAGGCCTGCCAAGTGGATTTACACCCAGCACGTCCCAAATGTGGGTGAGTGCATGCCAACCCTGTAAACATGTAGGAAGGACAGGTCAACAGACAAGGAGACCCCAGCATCCGGCAAACTTGATTAACACATACTGAACACAGCATGTTCTGAGGGTGGATTCCCAACACGCCAAGCACATAGCGTATTTAGGACAAGGGTTAGTCAACCAAGCACAGCTTTTCCCTCCTAGTGTGACAGCAGCCCAGGCTCCCGCCTAAGCCAGTGGTCAACTGGGCCCAGCATCGCAGAGCAAGTCACTGGGTGCCAGCCTGGAGCCCCCATTCCCCCCAGGGCCAGTCCAAGCCCCAGGCAGTGAGAGCAGGCTTGAAGCAGGACTGCTGAACAGTTCTATATTGAAATAGACAGAGGCAGCAGGGCCAAGGGCGAGCGCAGGGCCAGCGGGGTGCAGCCCCCTTTCCTGCTGTCCTTCTGGCCAAGGAGCATGGGCCAGACTCCAAAGCCCTGCTGTGTTTAGGAGAGGTGTGCAGGCACGCACCGCACCGCAGACGGGGAATGAGAATTTCTGGATAACTATCTTTCTGTAAGAATAATTTGTGGGTTCAGGAGATGGCTCTGAGGAGCAGTTCAGGTTGGGAGGGAATGCCAGCCCAGCTAGCGCAGCCCCCAGTGATGGGCAGGGGTGGAATCACCATCAGTGGTGCCCGGTGACATGCTGGAGGAAGCTGGTGGCCCCCCGGGGTGGACCATGCTGGTGGGAGCGGCGGGGTGGGAGCCCCTGAGCCCGTGGGCCCCTGACGCTCTCCAGGGTGCAGTCTGGCTCACTCAGCCATTCTCCAGGACAGCTGCTGGGGTCGAAGAGCTCAGGGTCTGGCCTCtgtgggggaagagagaggggcATCAGCCAAGCAGTGTTAGTGTATTAGTGTCTGCTGAGCCTCTGTCACCTCCTCCTGATGAGGGTGAGCATGTGCTAGGGTCTTACCAGTGCTGGGCCTTTATTGCCCCTTTGTAGTGatgtgatgacagctcactgcagcctcgacctccctggctcaagtgatcctcccacctcagcctcctgagtagctgggactacaggtgcatgccaccaaaaCCAgctaatatttctaattttttggtgcagacgggatctcactatgttgcccaggctctttaTCAAGCTTCTTATAAGTAGATTACTGTGCCCTGAGTTTTTGTCACAGCCTGGAAGTAGCTGAGTAAGTGCTGAGCCTTATCATATCTTGACGGTATTAGGTGTGTGCTGAGCCTCCTAAGTCCCTAATTGTATCCTGAACATGGGTGAGTGTGTGTTGAGCCTCCTCACACACTAATCATATCCTGAGCACGGGTGAGTGTGTGCTGAGCCTCCTCCCACCCTAATCGTATCCTGAACGCACCCGGCTCACCTCAGCTTCCATGGTCATGTTGTCAATGTTGGGCCCATCCTCATCTCGCTGCAGGATGGCCAGTGGCTCAGCAGAGGCCCCGAgatgctctccttcctcccagctgCTGCCCCGGCAGGGCCTGTCATCCTCAGGCGAGACCTGGCTCAGCCGAATGAGGTTGCTGAAGTTGGAGTCGGACTTGGAACCCGCAGGTGGCTTGCGGGCCTTGTGGCGGCCTGCCAGGCGGCTGCTGTAGAAGGCCAGGATGGGCTCAGGGCCCGAGTCGGGCACATGGTGGCCAGTGATGGCTGCCTTGAGGGGGACCATCATGTCGGAGACCGCATTGGTGCAGGTCTCACCCCACagcccatgcccagcctcctgcaGACTCAGGTCATCCAGCTGGTCGATGGCTCTTTGCATACCTGGTGCCTTCTCCTCTCGGAAGAAGGGGCTGCTGCCGGCCACACTGCCCATACCCGCAGCCTCCTTCTCCTCAGCCAGACAGTAGTAGGGGGTCCCATCTTCTGCGGCCACGACGGGCGTGGGGGGCTTCCCCTCCACTTGCAGCGAGAGGCGGTAGCTGCGCAGCGAGAGCTGGTAGTAGTGGGTGGTCTCGTGGGCACTGCGCAGCTGCTGCATGGACACGAAGGGGTGGCGCAGGGCAGCACTGGGGCTGATGCGTTCGTGTGACTCCCAGGTCAGCATGCGCTTGATCAGCTCCACCATGCTCTTGAGGTCGGCGTGCTCCGCCAGCGCCTCCCGGTCAGGGAAGGTTAGCCGACTGGCCACACTGCCACCATTCACTGTCTCAATCTGGTCCAACGACTTGAGCATATACTTGCGGCGCTCCAATGGGCGCACCTGGCGGGGCATGGAGAAGGGGGCAGGGTTGACCATTGTGCAGGGCTAGGGCCCTGGGCACTCCTGCTGTGGCACCCACATGTAGCCCCGACTTCCAGGTCTGCCCATGATCTGCCTTGGAGCTCTCTGGCTGCTAGGAGGGCCACCCTGGATCCGTCACACCCAAGCCCCTCTAATCGAACCCAAATCACTGGCCCAAGTTCCACCCCTTGCCCCAGACCTCCAGTCCCCTTCAGCACCATGGGTGCAGCCCCTACCAGCAGCTAGCAGAAGGGCTGCCCGGAATCTCTAGTCCTCCCTGGAATCAAATCCAGGTCCCTCTTACTGCCACAGCTCCACACTTGATCCCAGGCCTCCTGGTGGTCAAACCCAGACCCTTCTTGCTATAGTAGTTTGTCACCCCCTGCTATTAAACTGCCATTGACTTTTAgtctcacctgtggtcccatccAGACCCTTCTTGCTGTGAAATCAAGACCTAtgacctcaaactcctagtcCCCTCTGCTGTCTAACCCAGGCTCTTGCTGCACAGATGGGAGGGGCAAAGCCACAGAGGTAGCAGACTGGCTGCTGCCCCAAACCTCTAGACTCACCTGAGGTCTCActcagatccttttttttttttttttttttttttttttgtatgtgtgtgagacagagtttcactcttgttgcccaggctggagtgcagtggtacaatctcggctcactgcaacctccacctcccaggttcaagcgattctcctgcctcagcctcctgagcagctggaattacaggtgtccaccaccatgcccagctaatttttgtatttttagtagagatggggtttcaccatgttggccaggctgttctcgaactcctgacctcaggtgatccacccacctcggcctcccaaagtgctgggattacaggtgtgagccactgtgcctggccttagatccttttttttaaacagggtcttgctgtgtcgcccagactggggtgtagtggtgcaatcatagctcactgcaactgccaactcctgggttcaagtgatcttcccacctcagcctcccaagtagcttggaactaccggtgtgtgccaccatgcctggctaaattttaaaaaaaattttttctagagacacggtcttgctatgtcgcccacaatgacttcaagtgatcctcctgccttggcccccaccAAAGTGCgtggactacaggcataagccactgcacctggcctctctcgCAATTCTCATAGCCAATCTCAGACCTCATATATTCTCTGTGGTCTAATCCCTCTTGCCACACAAGTTGCTGACCCCGGAGCTGAAGCTGGCAGAGAAGCTGCCCCAATCGTCCTGTCACACTTATAGTATGACCCAGATCTCTCTTGCTAGAGCAGCCCCCACATCTGACTTCCAAACATCTAATTCTCCCTGCAGTTTCTCCCCCAGATCTATCTTGCTGCAGTTGCTGACCAGTCCCACATTTGATCTCATGCAGCTCTTTCTTGCTGTGAAAATGCCCTAGGCTGACCCCCAAGTTCCAGTCCTCATTGAGGTTTagcccagaaattttttttttcaattattaaaaaaatatttttttggccgagcgcggtggctcatgcctgtaatctcactgctttgggaggtcgaggtgggtggatcacgaggtcgggtgtctgagaccagcctggccaacatggtaaaaccccgtctctagtaaaaatacaaaaaaattgccgggtgtgatggtgggtgcctgtaagcccagctactcaggaggctgaggcaggagaatctcttgaacctgggaggcagaggttgcagtgagctgagaccgcaccactgcactccagcctgagcaacagatcaagactccgtcttaaaaaaaaaagaaaaaaatatttttcttttctttctttttttttttttttttttgagacggagtctcactctgttgcccaggctggagtgcagtggtgggatctcggctcactgcaacctccgccctctgggttcaagcgattctcctgcctcagcccgccgagtagctggaattacaggcgtctgccactgcgcccagctaattttttgtgtttttagtagagactgggtttcatcatcttggccaggctggtcttgaactcctgacctcgtgatccacccacctcggactcccaaagtgctgggattacaggcgtaagccaccacacccagcctctgttttttgttcttttcactccATTCTTCTGGTctgatagatttttctttttgaaacagagtcttgctctgtcacccaggctcaagtgtagtggcatgatcatagttcactgtagcctggacctcccaggctcaaggaattctcctgcctcagcctcccatgtatctGGGACAATAGGCCCataccaccgtgcccagctgatttttttttccatgttttataaagaggaggtctcactatgttccccaggctggtctcaaacccctaggctcaagggatcctcccaccacagcctcccaaagtgctggaattacaggtgtgagccacgttGCCCaccctagaattttttttcatgtaacagcCCCCACACTGACTGCCCTCACCCAACTTTTCCCTTACCTTCGTCTCGGCCAGGTAGTCAGCCGAGGACTTGAGCTGCCAGGGGTTGGCAGCGTCAGGGTGGGGGTTGCGCTTGAAGAAGTGGTGGGCCTTGCAGGCGGCGTGCAACAGGTGTGGCTTGGGCAGGCCCTGGGTTTCGCAGATGTAGCGCACCTGGTCGTACTCGTTGTTGCCGGGGTAGAGAGGCCAGCCCAGGTGCAGCTCAGCCATGACGCA
The DNA window shown above is from Homo sapiens chromosome 19, GRCh38.p14 Primary Assembly and carries:
- the HIPK4 gene encoding homeodomain-interacting protein kinase 4, whose amino-acid sequence is MSTIQSETDCYDIIEVLGKGTFGEVAKGWRRSTGEMVAIKILKNDAYRNRIIKNELKLLHCMRGLDPEEAHVIRFLEFFHDALKFYLVFELLEQNLFEFQKENNFAPLPARHIRTVTLQVLTALARLKELAIIHADLKPENIMLVDQTRCPFRVKVIDFGSASIFSEVRYVKEPYIQSRFYRAPEILLGLPFCEKVDVWSLGCVMAELHLGWPLYPGNNEYDQVRYICETQGLPKPHLLHAACKAHHFFKRNPHPDAANPWQLKSSADYLAETKVRPLERRKYMLKSLDQIETVNGGSVASRLTFPDREALAEHADLKSMVELIKRMLTWESHERISPSAALRHPFVSMQQLRSAHETTHYYQLSLRSYRLSLQVEGKPPTPVVAAEDGTPYYCLAEEKEAAGMGSVAGSSPFFREEKAPGMQRAIDQLDDLSLQEAGHGLWGETCTNAVSDMMVPLKAAITGHHVPDSGPEPILAFYSSRLAGRHKARKPPAGSKSDSNFSNLIRLSQVSPEDDRPCRGSSWEEGEHLGASAEPLAILQRDEDGPNIDNMTMEAERPDPELFDPSSCPGEWLSEPDCTLESVRGPRAQGLPPRRSHQHGPPRGATSFLQHVTGHH